Sequence from the Pseudomonas sp. LS.1a genome:
TTGGCTTCAGGATTGAGTACGAGCGGCCAGAAGAGCATTTCGCCTTTCTGTCCTTCGGTGGCAGCCAGCTGATGCTGGAGCAGGACTGGCAGAGTGAGTCACCCTGGCGGGTTGGCCCGTTGGAGGCGCCCTATGGTCGGGGGATCAACCTGTCGATCGAATGCGCTGATGCAAGCGCAATGGTGGCGGCGCTGGAGGATGCGGGCCATGCCCTCAGAAAACCGATTGAAGAGCGCTGGTACCGCAAAGGGGGCATGCTGGTGGGGCAGCGCAATTTCCTGGTGCAGGACCCGGACGGGTACCTGCTTCGGTTTGCTGAAGATCTCGGCATGAAGAACGCCTGAGCGCTGAGCTGCAGCGCGGCGCCTCGACACGCCCGCTCCCACAAGGGAAGGTGACACGCTCTCGAACATTGTTCCCTGTACGACAGCGCAGCTCAAAGGGCTGGGCGATTTCCCACAGAGATCGCGTCGGCG
This genomic interval carries:
- a CDS encoding bleomycin resistance protein encodes the protein MLKLNPLVPELIVSDLSRSLAFYCGVLGFRIEYERPEEHFAFLSFGGSQLMLEQDWQSESPWRVGPLEAPYGRGINLSIECADASAMVAALEDAGHALRKPIEERWYRKGGMLVGQRNFLVQDPDGYLLRFAEDLGMKNA